One Salmo trutta chromosome 24, fSalTru1.1, whole genome shotgun sequence genomic region harbors:
- the LOC115160855 gene encoding rho-related GTP-binding protein RhoE encodes MDLNPSIKCKIVVVGDSECGKTALLNVFAKDSFPEGYIPTVFENYTASFEIDTQRVELRLWDTSGSAYYDNVRPLSYPDADAVLICFDISRPDTLDSVLKKWKGEIQEFCPNTKMLLVGCKSDLRTDLFTKSNSGHTPVSYDQGSNMAKQISAPYIECSSLQSENSVRDIFHVATLACVNKSNKNVKCNKSSRGTKRISHSRPDLPTVVSDFQKTKAKTCAVM; translated from the exons ATGGATTTAAATCCAAGCATAAAATGTAAAATAGTGGTCGTTGGGGATAGTGAATGTGGGAAAACCGCTCTACTAAATGTGTTTGCAAAAGATTCCTTTCCAGAG GGCTACATTCCCACGGTGTTTGAGAACTACACGGCCAGTTTTGAAATCGATACGCAGAGAGTTGAACTCCGTCTGTGGGACACTTCAG GCTCTGCATACTATGACAATGTGCGGCCTCTCTCCTACCCTGATGCTGATGCAGTCCTCATCTGCTTTGACATCAGTAGACCAGACACCCTGGACAGTGTACTGAAGAAG TGGAAAGGGGAGATTCAGGAATTCTGTCCCAACACCAAGATGCTGCTGGTGGGATGTAAGTCAGACCTCCGCACTGACCTCTTTACCAAATCTAACAGTGGACATACACCAGTGTCCTATGATCAG ggCTCCAACATGGCCAAGCAGATCAGTGCTCCCTACATCGAGTGTTCATCCCTGCAGTCTGAGAACAGCGTCAGAGACATCTTCCACGTGGCCACGCTGGCCTGCGTCAACAAGAGCAACAAGAACGTCAAATGCAACAAGTCCTCCAGGGGCACCAAGAGGATCTCACACAGCAGACCAGACCTGCCCACGGTGGTGTCAGACTTCCAGAAGACCAAAGCCAAGACCTGTGCTGTTATGTGA